TTGGTCGCGAGCCTAAGAGCTGTGGCCTTGGCACTGCAGTACTCCAAGGTATGCACTCCACGGGCCCACGGCTTCGCGATATTGATGGGCCATGACCCGGGAGAGCTGGTGAAGATGGGTCAAGTCGTGGGCCGCCCAGGTCGCCAGCAACTCGGAGAGAGTGACCACGCCCAGCGCAGGATGCCGTCCACGCCGCTCGAGGTCTTCTGGCCGCAGATTCAATGCGCGCAGCTCGTTCAGGTTTTGCGAGCGCAACCGGGCGAACTCATCCAACAACTCGT
This is a stretch of genomic DNA from Acidobacteriota bacterium. It encodes these proteins:
- a CDS encoding DinB family protein; this encodes MGHDLQDTIALLVRTPVALNALLRDLPEKWTSRNEGNETWSAFDIVGHLIHGERTDWIPRVRMVLQSGDTKAFEPFDRLAQMRESQSRSLNELLDEFARLRSQNLNELRALNLRPEDLERRGRHPALGVVTLSELLATWAAHDLTHLHQLSRVMAHQYREAVGPWSAYLGVLQCQGHSS